The genomic interval AGCAGTTCTATTAGTGCCCACTGAACTTCGTATTCATTCCCTGAGTTGGTTTCTAGCTGAAAGTTTCGACGGTCATCTCTACATGAAAAGCAAGAAACTATGGCCATTTGTTAGTCATCTGAGGACTTAATTTATCATCGCAAAACAGTCCTTCGATCTTGGGCTCAGGATCATCATGTAGCAAAGAAGAATGACCACTAACACAATCGAAGGGGATCGATGCTGCCAGTTTCATTGTCACTATCTCATATTGCAACATTGTGCTTTCCCAGACTGCAGCTTATCCCACAAACATAGCATTTGCCTCGGTGACTGGTAATGTGCAGTGTAGTAATCATCTATGCATCCAAATTGGCAGAACTTGATACTGTGAACATATTGAACATGTCTGGTGTTATTGAACCGCTCAACCCACATGCCCATGCTCACATCTTCCATCTTGAAGAGCTGCAAAACAAGCAAATGTGAATTGAGTGAATTAGACATCTGCCATCATTACTTCATTAGTATGTCCAGGTTGTTTTCTTCTCAACCTACGCTCAGATTATTCCGAAACATGACATCAAAATCCACAGTAGTTTGCTTATGTGTTATGTACAAGGAATTCAATAGAATATTATATGATGAATATCCCATTGTTGAATCCAAGTTACCCCTATGTGTCGCTTTTAGCACCACAAAAAACAACCAGAAGCAAATCTTCTGAGCTTACCCTTAATTTATGAGCTGTAAATTCTGACACAATGGAAGCAGCAATATCAGAAGATATAACGTAGCCAGGACCATTTGCATATGTTGGGTAATCCTCTTCTGGCCACTCCTgtaaattaaaaagataagtgcAATGAATTCATGGCAGACTTTAGGCACCCAAACCTATGTTGGTATAGGTGAAGCAGCAAAAGAGAAAACGAAATTGGATAGAGTACAAAAGGACACAGAATTTGTAGGACGTCAATTATTTCCATTCTCACAATTTGTAGGACGTCAATTATCTCCATTCTCCTATGTAGGTTCATACATAACTGTGTAAGCCCAAGGATGCAAGGAATGTAGATTACCACCTAGAAATACATTGTACATGTACAAAGTTGGTACAGAACTTTCCTAGGCTTTGAATTTTAAACAAATTCAGATGATTTTAAACTAAAAAGGCTATATGACAAAGGCTACTATTCATAAGTGGTCCTTGGCACTAGAAAAGAACAGTGAGATTAAGTGTACATTTTTTTCCGTAGATTGACACTATAGAGAAACAAAGTTAACTGGCCCAGAACAATACCAGCCATAACCAAAGACTGCACCACTAATATGTTGAATGCCCAGTTACAAAAAATATCATGTTAGATCCAACttccaaatatatttttcaaagatGGAACACATGCACCTAGTTAACAAGATCTAGTTAAAATGGCGGAAAATTTAGTCAACATGTAGAAAATAGTTCTTAATTTTAACTACAACAATGTATTGAAACAGCTTCACAAATTGTAGGCCCTGATAATTGATTCATCAAAAAGGATTCAAAGTTATAATCATTATTATACCAAAAATACTAAGCATCTACATAAACAGTTAGACAAAACGAcagaaaaatttgaaaatagcaGCATAAAGAATGAACGGTTGACAGCATTGCTGTTTTCTCAGAGAAGGATCAATAAGCTTGTGCATATGGCTACAAGTTAATGCAACTACAGTCAGCAATGGGTATCAGCAACATAAGTTCTATACCATTGTTATGCTAAGTTTCGCTGTATGGTTTACAGTAAGTGATTATTTGTTAGATGCCTCAAAAGGGTGAAAGATTGAGTAAAGTACATTAGCATGCCATATTGCCATGAATACTATATTCTTCTGTTAAGATTTCAATGAATCAGCAAAAACCGCGTCAGGCAGGCCAAATAACTTTTATTGAAATGTTCTCTACAGCACTTCAATCAATGATAAGACATATAAGGTCattgtaaaataaaaacatgcttACCTCATAAGTGACAGCCCACTTCCCAGTGCGCAATGGCTTGTGGTGATAATTCATGTTTCCCACATAGAGACTTTTACCTCTTGGTATTTTCTTAAGTTCATCCTTCACTGATTCAAGTCTAACAAAATTATCGTCATCACACTTCATTATATATCGAGCGGAAACAACACGCACCTGACAAACAGTTCATTAGATGTTAATAGAGCAGCTTGAAAGTAGCAAGTTCGAAAATATGTACCAATCTTAGACATACCCCATATTCACATATTGCCACAGTCTTTAGAACAACTAAGTCATAGCTGTCCATGAATGGCACAATAACAATGTCCCCAAAAAACTCTGCCTCTTTCTTCAATTCTGCATTGACTTCTTTTCTGCCGTTCTGCAGAAAAGATAATTCATCAGCTCAAGTCCACAAACATAAGCATGCAACTTGGACATACAGGCCATCAAATTTGATCTTCAAGATTTTACCAGGGCAACAAAAAAACGGGCCACGACATTCGAGGACTTCTGGGCAGCAGACATCCATGTCTTCCTCACAGCCATACGTTCAGCAAAATGGTTGCCTGCTGACAGGATGCCAATGAAAATCTCAATTGGTTCGTCTGGAAGGGGAGGGGCCTGCCAAATAGGCAACATCTCTAGGTGTTTCTGAGGTGAAAAGCTAGGGTGTGCAGTGGGCAAAGTCCCTGCAAACACCGATTGCACATCAAGATCCCCATTCAATGATAAGCCAGTGGCATCTTCAAGCACAAATCCCTGCCATCACAACAACCAAAGACAAAAGCTAAACATGATTGCCCACTTACACAGCAATACAACACTATCAATATTGCACTTATCTCTGATGAATGTGGAACATCCACTTACAGTGCGGTACGGAAATGATGTGGCGTGTCGTCCATCAACGTTCACGTGGTAACCCTCCAACCCCGCGGTAAGAGTAAGAACGAACATGCGGTCCTCCACAAACGGGTATGGCCAATCAACAGAGACCTTCTTTGTTCGGCCAATGAGGCGGTTGAGCCACCATGACGTCTTTGATTGTTCTGACCTCTCCTCGTCATCTCGAATCCATTTCTCACACTTCACCATCCCATCCACTGTACAACATTGTAAACAAAATCATTAATCTTCAGGCATTGCAAACTAAATCTAATGTTTGGACAAAACATTGTATAAGTTCATCGTGTTTCATCTGATGGCAAGGTGGTGCATACCGGTCTCCTCATCAGCACGGGACCTCCAGCCCTCGCAGCGGAGAGAAGTTCCCCACTGCATTCGGTAACATGTGTTCTGCTCGATCACAGGCTTGCCACTCCAGTCGCCGCGGAGGCGAGGATTGAAGTGGAGGATTCTTGGCGGGTCCTCACCGTCCACCGTCTTGAGCCCCTGCAACTCCATCATGAACTGCGACACCATGATCGGCTCGTCCCCCTCCCGCACCAGCGTGATTTTAGGATCTCGGTCGGCatgcgccgcgcgcggcgtggcggccACCGTGATGTACGACCCGAGCGTCAGCCCGCACGGCAGCTCCACGGTCCGCCCCTTCACCCGGAACTCGTCGCCGGTGAGGACGATCGAGTGAGGGCAcctgctcctctcctcctccccggtcGCATCCAGCTCAGTCACGGTGCCCGCGAGGGTTTGCAGCTCGGAGAAGACGCGAGCCCCGGCCGCAGCGGCCTCCGCGGCGACCTTGCGGAGCGAGCCGGAGCGGGTCGCGttgaggcggcggaggtcgagCCCGGAGACGATCCCGGGCAGCCGCCTCGacgacctccccgccgccgagaGCGTCTCCCGGTGGGGACGCTTCAACGGCCGGGCCGGCGCGCTGCCGCGCCCGCGCTCGCCCGAGCCATCGAGGTGAAGCGGCCGCGACGCCGCGGTGGCCGCCCCGGCTCCCGGCACGGGCGTGGGCACCACCAGCAGCGGCGACTCGAGCGCGAGCGCCGCGAGCACGTACACGAGGAACACCGCCACGAACCCCCGGATCGCGAAACGCCGGCACGTCGCGCCGGCAGCCGGTGGCCTCCGCATTTCGACGCGCGCCCGCCTCCGCAAACCTCGACGGACGGTCCCCTCCGGCCCGGCGCtggaaaccctaaccctagagtacgaggaggaggatggtcGGGCGCAGCCGCAGCCGGAGCCGTGTGGTGGATGGCCGCCGGCTTCCGCCGCGCGCGAGGagggggcgaggcggcggcggaggcggaggcggaggcggccaagCGAACCGAACCCAACACACAGCGAAGGGGAAGGACGTGTTAGTTTATTAATGACGGTTTCGTTAAAAATTCACTCAAATTTTCGGTTAGTTTAATTGAGATTCGAAAAGagtataataaaatatttagggGAGGAATTGTGGGGGGCGACGTGGGTAGGGTCGCGTGGACGCGGTGTATGCGCTACGCTTCCTTCGGGGCGAAGGGAATGGTGGCTGGTGCATGGACCGCGTGCACGAAGGATGACGTGTGGACGGGAGCACACGTGGAGAAAAGTGGCGCGTGGCGGCCGTGACCGCTGTTTCGATGTGGGCGGGATTCCGTGCGGGTGGGGGCGCTCTGTTGACCTAGCAACACCTGATGCTGCGGTTTAgaataaaactaattaaaaaacTATCACTAAATTATCACTAATCCAAGATGCATGTGAAGAGGAAGGAATGTTCACTAACCTGGGTGGCTGACCGTATTTTGCATTGTTTTGTTCGAGTTTGTGCTTGCTCCCAACTGGAGTAAGAAAAATCAagtcaaaagaaaagaattgaGGGAACTTCGGTTGTTTTCGTGTGTTAGAGCTTCCAACTCATCTCTCTAGTTTTTCACGTACACACTTTTCAAGCTActaaatagtatattttttataacttttatatacgagttgcttctattttttaaaaaggaataaacttaattaatcacgcattCCGTCTTTGGTATAGCGAGCTGGAGTTTCCCTGAAAACAGCCTTAGCACAGTTGTTTACTAGTGACAAATCTTAAAATGGCCTGCCAGAGGAGCAGAGAGGACGCTGGCAGTGGTCCAGTGGACTTCAACTGGTCCAGAGCTCGTAATGTGCCGACGGGCAGATCGGCCCGGAACAGCTTGGGTTCGGTTCCGTGGAGTTCATCACGATTTCtttgtttgggggggggggggggggggggggggggggtccatCGAGTTCAGGCTCCCAGACGATGCCAAAGAATAGAAGCAAAAGCTACAGCGATTCTGTTTCCAAACCGCAAGATCCATCTGCAAATTCACCTTTTGAGCTAGTACTACTGTCAAAATGCCAGTAATACTAATACAGAGTAGCAACCCAGATTATCCCTTTTTCCCATGGTTGTGAAACAATGACAGTTTGCGCCACTTGTTCCTTGTCATCTTGACTGGTTCGTAGTAGACAGCATTTGTCTCCTGCAAGTTCGCCTTTGAGCTCCGTAAAAAACGCCAGTGATACAGATTTTTCCTTGCATTTGGTTAGCACGATTTTcatgcaaaaactttttacaataaaaattgctatagaaattaaataaatttattttattttttttataattaaaatttaattaattatgtgctaattatTTGTCTCCTTTTGGTGCGCACTTGATATTCCTCCTCGTTGGAGAATCGAACGGGACAACTGTGTGCTACTAGTacgtttcttgttttcttgtcATCTTGACTCGTTCGTAGACAGCATTGGTCTTCTCTCATCTGGCCATGGTCGGTCTCTCAATTTTGTGGGGAGCGAGATGGTGACGGTGATGGGCATTCGATACGCTGAAAGCGAGTGGCATATGGTGGCCAACGGGGAGAGCACCAGCTGCACCCTATTGCAACCGCAGTAAAGGCGATCTCGATCTCTTTTTCGCCGCGCGTGAAGCCCATCTCCCTGCCGAATCTTCTCCACTCCACTTCTTGTGTGCCGAGCTTCGTTCGGTTCATGTCTGAATAATTAGTGGCAACTTTAGCCTTCTAAAGACAGCAAACTGCCGCCAAAACTAGCGCTGCTTGTCACCATTACACACAAGAGAGAGCGTGGAATAAAGTTCGTAACATGATACTGTAACGCGACGAAGAATAATAGGCATGGAAAATTACGTACTATAAACCACGtttgtaataaaaaattgaaaactactGTTAGATAAAAATAAACGTTTGAGATTTCCCCACGTCACCAagagtaaaaatattactgcaatatgaaagtaaaatttttacttttATACCGTGGACAAATCTTATACATCCATATTTTTAATCAAATGCTCAGAATTGATTGTCGTCTTATAGCATTCAATTCGACAAAGAACCATAAAAAATGCAGCCACATCAAAACTTGCCTGATAGAAGAATTTTCATCAACGAAAAActaatttacaagtaaagtcCGTGGGTGAAAATGGAGTGTCCAGATGAGATGGGACaaatgaaaagagagagaaaaaagtttACGTTAGCACCCTAAGCCCAGAAAAGGCCGAATTGCAGATCCACGAAAGGCGCCATAACCCAGCCCATCCATATGCTATGGGCCATGATCTCAGCCTATCCAAATAAGGCCCAAGTAAAATAATCTGTCCGTACCAGCCCACGAATAGCCCACGAACTATCCAAAGGCAGTAGAGCCCTTCGCCTCCCGGCCGCCTCGACGcatcgacgacgccggcgaccagGAGATCCCgcggccatgccgccgccgccgccgccgcatctcctccCCTCACcatgccgccgacgccgctgcctcctgctcctcctgctcTCCAGGCTGCTGCTCTCTTCAGCAAGCAGGTCGGTCCCCTTCCTCTGCCACGATCCACGCTGCCTCACCGTGCTGTTTCTCAACCTCcccgtgtgtgtgtgttttgccCTGCAGcttggaggaggggagggtcCTCACCGTCGGCGAGGAGCTGATGGGTGAGACGATGCCGCTGCGCCACGGAAGCCGGCTGTACAGGCTCGACGGGACGCGGCCGTCCGCGTGGTACGAAGTCAAGATCTCCTACCCGGCCTCCGTACGAACTGACTGACCCCCATTGGTTCAGAAAACTAGGGAAATGAGGCCTCCTTGTTTCACCATTGatgcttcttcttgttcttgaaGGCATTTTTGTGCTTTTAGATACCGTCGAGCTTCTCGATCCGGCTTGTGGACGATCCTCACTCTGTGGAGGATTTGGGGAGCATGAACAGGAGGTTGCTCAACACGGAGAAGATAATTTTCAAGGCTCAGAGCAGCAGGCCAGTATGTGTTCATAATTCTTCAGCTATATTTGTTGCTTGCCCGCAGAATTGGACTGGCATACATAATTTATAGTGGCTGTGTGATATTGATTTTAGGTTTATGTTCTTGTCACGGTGGAGCCTGAAGGGGTAGTTGCAAAGCCAAATGTGCCGGAGAGAGAGCTTGCGATGTTCAACATTGGTATGATAGTATGGTTCTTTATGTTATGTTTTTTCCTTCAATGATAATGAAATCAGATCGATCGAAGCAAGACAGAAATTTTAGGAACTCTAATGAAGTACTTTTGTTGTTGGGTTATGGTAGCATTAGGTGTATATTCTCAGAGTTGGTTAGTCCTGTGAATATCGTGATCCCATAGGATGAATTTTGAATAGAGGCTTAAGCAACCTCATGCATTTCAACCTTTGATGTAGTGCTCAATTTTTGTCACTTCCCTGTTCGTCTAGGAAGTAGAGGATAGCCTGAGGGTGTGAAGATCAAATGATCAATTCTAATAGGCTTGATGCAACAGTTGTAATTTCACCTTCTTTTTACAAT from Oryza glaberrima chromosome 3, OglaRS2, whole genome shotgun sequence carries:
- the LOC127767096 gene encoding uncharacterized protein LOC127767096, coding for MPPPPPPHLLPSPCRRRRCLLLLLLSRLLLSSASSLEEGRVLTVGEELMGETMPLRHGSRLYRLDGTRPSAWYEVKISYPASIPSSFSIRLVDDPHSVEDLGSMNRRLLNTEKIIFKAQSSRPVYVLVTVEPEGVVAKPNVPERELAMFNIVCDELMLGIPHFAWWVGIGSLFCIALASVAPYFLPLHKLLNYEATVLSDDFAAKLS
- the LOC127767095 gene encoding hydroxyproline O-galactosyltransferase GALT6-like isoform X1; protein product: MRRPPAAGATCRRFAIRGFVAVFLVYVLAALALESPLLVVPTPVPGAGAATAASRPLHLDGSGERGRGSAPARPLKRPHRETLSAAGRSSRRLPGIVSGLDLRRLNATRSGSLRKVAAEAAAAGARVFSELQTLAGTVTELDATGEEERSRCPHSIVLTGDEFRVKGRTVELPCGLTLGSYITVAATPRAAHADRDPKITLVREGDEPIMVSQFMMELQGLKTVDGEDPPRILHFNPRLRGDWSGKPVIEQNTCYRMQWGTSLRCEGWRSRADEETVDGMVKCEKWIRDDEERSEQSKTSWWLNRLIGRTKKVSVDWPYPFVEDRMFVLTLTAGLEGYHVNVDGRHATSFPYRTGFVLEDATGLSLNGDLDVQSVFAGTLPTAHPSFSPQKHLEMLPIWQAPPLPDEPIEIFIGILSAGNHFAERMAVRKTWMSAAQKSSNVVARFFVALNGRKEVNAELKKEAEFFGDIVIVPFMDSYDLVVLKTVAICEYGVRVVSARYIMKCDDDNFVRLESVKDELKKIPRGKSLYVGNMNYHHKPLRTGKWAVTYEEWPEEDYPTYANGPGYVISSDIAASIVSEFTAHKLRLFKMEDVSMGMWVERFNNTRHVQYVHSIKFCQFGCIDDYYTAHYQSPRQMLCLWDKLQSGKAQCCNMR
- the LOC127767095 gene encoding hydroxyproline O-galactosyltransferase GALT6-like isoform X2; this encodes MRRPPAAGATCRRFAIRGFVAVFLVYVLAALALESPLLVVPTPVPGAGAATAASRPLHLDGSGERGRGSAPARPLKRPHRETLSAAGRSSRRLPGIVSGLDLRRLNATRSGSLRKVAAEAAAAGARVFSELQTLAGTVTELDATGEEERSRCPHSIVLTGDEFRVKGRTVELPCGLTLGSYITVAATPRAAHADRDPKITLVREGDEPIMVSQFMMELQGLKTVDGEDPPRILHFNPRLRGDWSGKPVIEQNTCYRMQWGTSLRCEGWRSRADEETVDGMVKCEKWIRDDEERSEQSKTSWWLNRLIGRTKKVSVDWPYPFVEDRMFVLTLTAGLEGYHVNVDGRHATSFPYRTGFVLEDATGLSLNGDLDVQSVFAGTLPTAHPSFSPQKHLEMLPIWQAPPLPDEPIEIFIGILSAGNHFAERMAVRKTWMSAAQKSSNVVARFFVALNGRKEVNAELKKEAEFFGDIVIVPFMDSYDLVVLKTVAICEYGVRVVSARYIMKCDDDNFVRLESVKDELKKIPRGKSLYVGNMNYHHKPLRTGKWAVTYEVVIYIPCILGLTQLCMNLHRRMEIIDVLQIVRMEIIDVLQILCPFVLYPISFSLLLLHLYQHRFGCLKSAMNSLHLSF